One Manihot esculenta cultivar AM560-2 chromosome 6, M.esculenta_v8, whole genome shotgun sequence DNA segment encodes these proteins:
- the LOC110618269 gene encoding uncharacterized protein LOC110618269 → MATTSLALSSSFLFHPLISLNAPASKISSSTTRVLAARREAHDQNYSGRLVDSNMIVLRKRIHEMKMVERNYEPPSHWMEWEKRCFTSYDSLVCEIVGVLQSQLMNTRPSFALGLFVLIAFSVPISSTLVFSHFLHITKIVFDGFHVS, encoded by the coding sequence ATGGCTACAACTTCTCTAGCTCTCTCATCTTCTTTTCTGTTTCATCCTTTGATTTCTCTCAATGCTCCAGCCTCTAAGATAAGCTCGTCGACTACCCGAGTTTTGGCAGCCAGAAGAGAGGCACATGACCAGAACTACAGTGGACGGCTGGTGGATTCCAACATGATTGTGCTGAGAAAAAGAATCCATGAGATGAAGATGGTGGAGAGGAACTATGAGCCTCCTTCTCATTGGATGGAATGGGAGAAGCGTTGTTTTACTAGTTATGATTCATTGGTTTGTGAAATTGTGGGTGTTTTGCAGTCCCAGTTGATGAACACAAGGCCTAGCTTTGCTTTGGGACTCTTTGTTTTGATTGCTTTCAGTGTTCCCATCTCTTCCACTTTGGTTTTTTCGCATTTTCTGCATATCACTAAGATTGTTTTTGATGGATTTCACGTGAGTTGA
- the LOC110617150 gene encoding protein PIN-LIKES 2, producing the protein MSSYTTALNENNMRSSSENFVTAIVPLMKLLCLTIIGLILAHPKTQIIPRATFKLLSKLVFTLFLPCLIFTELGESITLENFALWWFIPVNVLISTIIGFFLGLLVVAICHPPPQLNGFTIIMTAFGNTGNLPLAIVGSVCHTKDNPFGAHCHSRGVAYVSFSQWVAVIMVYTLVYHMMEPPLQYYEIVEEGFEIEGQQPTTDVSRPLLVEAEWPGIEDKETEHAKTPFIARIFNSISSLSQTNFPDVELSGDSSANSPRSIRCLDEPRVLRRIRIVAEQTPLCQILQPPTIASLLAIIIGTVPQLKAFVFGYDAPLSFITESLEILAGAMVPSVMLVLGGMLAEGPNESMLGLPTTIGISVARLFVLPLLGIGVVALADKLNFLVQGDAMYRFVLLLQYTTPSAILLGAIASLRGYAVKEASALLFWQHGFALCSLSLYTVIYFKLLSYI; encoded by the coding sequence ATGTCTAGTTACACAACCGCTTTGAATGAAAACAATATGAGGTCTAGTAGTGAAAATTTCGTTACTGCCATAGTGCCATTGATGAAACTTCTCTGCCTTACAATTATAGGATTGATTCTTGCACACCCAAAAACCCAAATCATCCCCAGAGCAACATTTAAGCTCCTAAGCAAGCTAGTTTTTACCCTGTTCTTGCCCTGCCTAATCTTTACGGAGCTTGGTGAAAGCATTACACTTGAAAACTTTGCTCTTTGGTGGTTTATTCCTGTTAATGTACTGATCAGTACAATCATTGGTTTCTTTCTTGGGCTATTAGTTGTGGCTATATGTCACCCTCCACCGCAGTTAAACGGATTCACCATTATCATGACTGCCTTTGGAAACACTGGAAATCTTCCTCTAGCAATTGTTGGATCCGTATGTCATACAAAAGATAACCCATTTGGAGCTCATTGCCACTCAAGGGGAGTAGCTTATGTTTCCTTTTCCCAGTGGGTTGCTGTAATTATGGTTTACACACTTGTTTATCACATGATGGAGCCACCATTGCAGTATTATGAGATTGTTGAGGAAGGGTTTGAGATTGAGGGGCAACAGCCAACCACTGATGTCAGTAGACCTCTTCTTGTAGAAGCAGAATGGCCTGGCATTGAGGATAAAGAGACTGAACATGCCAAAACTCCTTTCATTGCTAGGATTTTTAATAGCATCTCAAGCCTTTCACAGACCAATTTTCCTGACGTTGAGCTCTCTGGAGATAGTTCAGCAAACAGTCCCCGGTCCATAAGGTGTTTGGATGAGCCAAGGGTTCTGAGGAGAATACGAATTGTGGCAGAGCAAACACCTTTATGTCAAATACTTCAACCTCCAACAATTGCTTCTTTATTAGCTATCATTATAGGGACGGTGCCTCAGCTAAAAGCTTTTGTCTTTGGATATGATGCTCCATTATCTTTTATCACTGAGAGTTTAGAGATTTTAGCTGGTGCTATGGTCCCTTCTGTGATGCTTGTTCTTGGGGGCATGCTTGCTGAGGGACCAAACGAGTCTATGCTTGGTCTTCCAACCACAATTGGTATATCTGTAGCTAGGCTTTTTGTGCTTCCCCTGCTGGGAATTGGTGTTGTAGCATTGGCTGATAAGCTGAATTTTCTCGTACAAGGGGATGCAATGTACAGATTTGTGCTCTTGTTGCAGTACACAACACCAAGTGCCATTTTATTGGGAGCAATTGCCAGCCTGAGGGGTTATGCAGTGAAGGAGGCTTCTGCACTTCTCTTCTGGCAGCATGGCTTTGCTCTATGCTCCCTTTCCTTGTATACTGTTATCTACTTCAAATTGCTCTCTTACATTTGA
- the LOC110616490 gene encoding probable ribose-5-phosphate isomerase 2: MAIPCPPLLGSELPMEGGPLSPLSSPPQVVLTQDELKKIAAYKAVEFVQSGMVIGLGTGSTAKHAVDRIADLLRQGKLNNIIGIPTSKKTHQQALSLGIPLSDLDSHPIVDLAIDGADEVDGDLNLVKGRGGSLLREKMIESACKKFVVIVDESKLIPHIGASGAMPVEIVPFCWKFTQERLQQLFDYAGCMAKLRTNGDENGEPFVTDNGNYIIDLYFKKDIGDLKASSDAILRLAGVVEHGMFLGMATTVIVAGELGVTIKNK; the protein is encoded by the coding sequence ATGGCTATCCCTTGTCCTCCTCTTCTTGGATCAGAGCTGCCCATGGAGGGAGGCCCTTTGTCTCCTCTCTCCTCACCACCCCAAGTAGTCCTCACCCAAGACGAGCTCAAAAAGATTGCAGCTTACAAAGCCGTCGAGTTTGTCCAGTCTGGCATGGTTATTGGCCTCGGCACTGGCTCCACCGCCAAGCACGCCGTTGACCGTATTGCTGATCTCTTACGCCAAGGCAAATTGAACAACATTATTGGCATACCCACTTCCAAAAAGACCCACCAACAAGCTTTATCTCTTGGCATTCCTTTGTCTGATCTTGATTCCCACCCCATCGTCGATTTAGCTATCGACGGTGCCGATGAAGTGGACGGCGATCTCAATTTGGTCAAGGGTCGAGGTGGGTCTTTACTCAGAGAGAAAATGATTGAAAGTGCATGCAAGAAGTTTGTAGTTATTGTAGACGAGTCCAAATTGATACCTCATATAGGAGCAAGTGGAGCAATGCCGGTTGAAATTGTGCCTTTCTGTTGGAAATTCACGCAAGAAAGGCTTCAACAGCTGTTTGATTACGCAGGTTGCATGGCCAAGTTGAGGACTAATGGCGACGAAAATGGTGAGCCATTTGTTACTGATAATGGGAACTACATTATAGACTTGTATTTTAAAAAGGATATTGGTGATTTAAAGGCTTCTAGCGATGCTATTCTGAGGCTAGCTGGGGTTGTGGAACATGGAATGTTTCTTGGTATGGCAACTACTGTTATTGTTGCAGGTGAGCTTGGagtcaccatcaagaacaaGTAG
- the LOC110617441 gene encoding uncharacterized protein LOC110617441: MGIARFSFFFPLSFWVAVAFVFFCCFCSVSALPQNGRVSRDPLKFFLGQENLGPWGNGMSEAAAEAPGPSDDSTLVLAAKRTNRPNILHGFKRYRGGWDITSRHYWASVGFTGAAGFILAILWFFSFGLALALRYCCRWRINIKGKGSDRSQRICLIMLIVFTCAAAVGCILLSVGQDEFHGEALHTLKYVVNQSDFTVETLRNVTEYLSLAKTINVAHVFLPSNVMDDIDKLTIDLTTAANTLQEKTSENSGKIVKVFKAVRSALITVAAVMLILALLGFFLSILGHRHAIHIFVVSGWLLVAITFTLCGVFIILNNAISDTCMAMEEWVDHPHAVNALSSILPCVDQSTTNKTLIQSKEVINDMVNVVNTYIYTFANANPSQAEFNYYNQSGPSMPPLCYPFDSQLQDRQCGSQEVSLSNASAVWENYICKVSPFGLCTTVGRVTPEVYAQLVAAVSESYALEYYAPVLLSLQDCKFVRDTFEEITSNYCPPLEDYLKIVNAGLGLISVGVLLCLLLWVLYANHPQREEVFVKIPLSIKGINSCRSSKTSSRHNGNNEASL; the protein is encoded by the exons ATGGGGATTGCGAGATTTAGTttcttttttcctctttctttttGGGTTGCCGTTGCTTTTGTTTTCTTCTGCTGTTTTTGCTCAGTTTCAGCTCTGCCTCAGAATGGCAGGGTCTCCAGAGATCCTCTCAAGTTTTTCTTAG gaCAGGAGAATTTGGGGCCATGGGGAAATGGGATGTCAGAGGCTGCTGCAGAAGCACCAGGGCCTTCTGACGATAGCACGCTAGTGTTGGCAGCTAAGAGGACAAATCGACCCAACATTCTTCATGGGTTTAAGCGCTATCGGGGTGGTTGGGATATCACCAGTCGCCATTACTGGGCT TCTGTTGGTTTCACAGGTGCTGCTGGTTTTATTTTGGCTATCCTGTGGTTTTTCTCATTTGGATTGGCCCTTGCACTACGCTATTGTTGCCGATGGAGAATTAACATTAAAGGCAAAGGATCAGATAGATCTCAGAGGATTTGTCTCATAATGCTTATAGTGTTCACATGTGCTGCAGC GGTTGGTTGCATTCTTTTGTCCGTTGGTCAGGATGAATTTCATGGTGAAGCTTTGCATACTCTGAAATATGTTGTGAACCAGTCAGACTTCACTGTGGAAACACTGAGAAATGTCACAGAATATCTTTCACTTGCGAAGACCATCAATGTGGCCCATGTATTTCTTCCTTCTAATGTCATGGATGATATTGATAAGTTGACTATAGATCTAACTACGGCAGCTAATACACTGCAAGAGAAGACAAGTGAAAATTCTGGAAAAATAGTAAAAGTGTTCAAGGCTGT GCGATCAGCATTGATCACTGTGGCAGCAGTAATGCTTATCCTGGCTCTGCTTGGTTTTT TCCTGTCTATCCTTGGTCACCGACATGCTATTCACAT ATTTGTAGTGAGTGGGTGGTTACTGGTGGCAATTACATTCACTCTTTGTGGAGTTTTTATAATTCTTAACAA TGCAATTTCCGATACCTGTATGGCCATGGAAGAATGGGTAGATCATCCCCATGCAGTGAATGCTCTTAGCAGCATCCTTCCTTGTGTTGACCAGAGTACGACAAACAAGACACTCATCCAGAGTAAAGAAGTGATAAATGATATGGTAAATGTTGtcaatacatatatatacaccTTCGCCAATGCAAATCCCTCCCAGGCTGAGTTCAATTACTACAACCAGTCTGGACCTTCGATGCCTCCACTTTGTTACCCCTTTGACTCTCAGCTTCAAGATCGTCAGTGTGGGTCCCAAGAGGTGTCCTTGAGTAATGCATCTGCG GTTTGGGAGAACTACATTTGCAAGGTTTCACCATTTGGGCTGTGCACAACTGTTGGTAGGGTGACCCCTGAGGTCTACGCGCAGTTGGTAGCAGCAGTTAGTGAAAGCTATGCTTTGGAGTACTATGCACCAGTTCTGCTGAGCCTCCAGGATTGTAAATTTGTGCGAGACACCTTCGAAGAGATCACCTCGAACTATTGTCCTCCATTGGAAGATTATCTGAAAATTGTAAATGCAGGACTTGGCCTGATATCAGTTGGAGTTTTACTGTGTCTCCTTCTGTGGGTACTATATGCAAACCACCCCCAAAGGGAGGAAGTGTTTGTGAAAATACCCTTGTCAATAAAAGGCATCAATAGCTGCAGGAGCAGTAAGACCAGTTCAAGACATAACGGCAACAATGAAGCATCATTGTGA